GCACATCCTACTGGAGATGTCCAGGAGGTTCTTGGACATGTGGTTCTAAACTCAGGATAAAAATTTGAGCTGGATATATGGATGTGGgagacatatatacaatagaaatgACATCTGAAACTATAGGAATAACAATGACAAATCAGAGGAAATGTGCAGCATGAGAAAGTAAAAGTCAAGGACTAAACGCTGAGGAATACCTACATTTCAAGGATTCAGTAGAAAGAGCAGCTAATAAAGAACAGAGCAGAGTaaccaaagaagaagaagaaaaacagagaatgCCACAGACTCCCAGAAGAGCATTTCAAGATGGAGATAACAGGCACTGTGTTGAATTTTGCAGCCTTGAAAATCAAGAGCCAAAAAGCATCTGTTACATTTAGCACCAGGCAGTTGTGATCTCGGGGAAAGCAACTTGATGGAGAAATAGAGCCAGTGAGTAGAAGCTTGCCAAGAGTAGAAGGGTGAATGGAAAGCAAGGAAATGATACATACAATTCTTGCCAGAAGCTCCACTGTTAAAAGGAGGAAAGACGCAAGACTAGCTGCAGAGTGGGATTCCGCTGATGCCGGTGCTTTAAATCTCAAAATGAAAAGCCTTgtgtttttctgattataaaaataatttgtttcttatAAATAATTCAGCCAATGaagataagaaaatgaagaaaaattaaaacatgaataaTAATGATATTCACTGCTATCATTttgatgttatatatatataatatataaaaatactataCCAAagcttctttttctagtttaaaaCACATGGACATCTTTCCATGACAATGAATAATTACAATTGTATTAAATTCATGATCATTCATAGTAAGGgcatatcaaaatttatttgaTCAATTCTcaattgatgaacatttaagttgtttctagtttgtttttattattaaagggacttccctgggacttccctggtggcacagtggttaagaatctgcctgccaatatgcaggggacacaggttcgatccctgttccgggaagattcccacatgccgtggagcaactaagcccgtgtgccacaactgctgagcccacatgccacaactactgaagcctgcgtgcctagagcctgtgctccacaacaagagaagccaccgcaatgagaagcctgcacaccacaacagagtagcccttgctcgctgcaactagagaaagcctgcctgcagcaacgaagacccaaagcagccaaaaaataaatgaataaataaataattttttttcaaataaagcaTTCTTGTAGAGAAGTATTTACACATTTGTCTACTGTTTCCTTAGGATAAAATGCAGAAAGTAAGATTGCTGAGTTGATAGAAGAGAAAGTGATTGATAAATCAAGGTTTCATTGAAAGTGTGCACAGGACACAGATGGGGTTAGCCTTAGACACCAGAAGAGGCACCTTTTTCACATTTCCCTTGGGACAAGAAGGGTAGAGGAAATAACAGGTGATGCCATAGTGAAGTTTGTAAGTGGAGTAGCAGGAAATCATTTGCTGAAAGTGAAAGCAGAGGTGATGATGTAGAGGTcttgaggagagggaagaaggctTGAAGCTGCAGCTGTGGACTATGGGAGAGAAGGCTGAACTGGAAAGAAGTACTGACAAGTGAGGTGTGTGTTATGGCACCAATTTGCACATTTGTAGGATTGTGTACCAGCAGTGCACGCAGCAGCCAGGTTTGGAGTTATTCAGTAGAAAGACGAGTGAGCTTGGGATTTAAGATACTGGCAAAAGGTTAGATAAAATGATGAACCATGAAGTCCAGGCTGCatagagaaggaagggaagacagGAAGAGGTTAGATAGGAAGAAAATGCAAGAGTCAGGAAGACTCAGTAACATGGAAGAAAAGTATAAGAAAACTAAAAGGATAGGAATTGTGGTCAAAAGGAGGCTATTTGAATTTAACATTTCAAAAGTAGCACGGTTCTGAGTGATAACAGGAATCAAGGTGCGCCCTTGGAAGTGGGTTAAAAACACTGTGCAACTTTACCTTAGCTTCTGTAACAGAGGACTGTGATTGTTATTGAAAACTGGAATATACAGTATGCCTATttgtaaatttagaaaaaaaaacttattttttaatgagatttcaTGTGCATTATAGAAGGCCTGGAATCAGATCACTTTGGCAAGCTTGAACCTAAGCTCTCAATCATACGAAATTTGAACGACCAAGTTCTCTTCATTAACCAGGAAAATCAACCCATCTTTGAGGATATGCCTGATTCTGACTGTTcaggtatttttttatatatatttgtaaacatGGAAATGACAAGCTACTTCTTCCCATTCCATATAACTACCTACATTTTCTATTATAGACCTGATACTTACATGAAAAGTCATAGTAGTAATAATTTCACTTAGAAGAAACTTTATAGGGTATCCATGTTTTTTCATTGGGCTGAAAAAGTGATACAGTAAAGGTAGTGCTAGGGGGCATATTCTTTGAGCCTACATTTGGATCACCAATTCCTTCACTGTAATTGCATTAACTGCATATGATCACCATTGAGTTGGATCCTTAATACCTGCTGGTTGTAGCTGAAATTGCTGACAACATTTTCAAAactcaaaattaaatataaatgtacaaGCACCCCAATTAAGTCTGTTTTCCACCAGAAATTTAGAGCtccttataaaatgaataagttaacTGTGCCTTCCAAGGTATGAATTTCAAATATCAAACTTAAGGTGGAGTTGAAAAAGTGAATGGTGCACTCTTGAAAATGTGGAATTTTTAGCTTAACAGAGCTTTAATATTCTATTTAGCatttaaaagttaaagacaatcttttaaaattcagaatatctctaaaacacttaaaaagttGCTGCCTttgtattataatatatatttaaatgtgttttaacAAATGTGAGAGTCACTGTGTATAGTCTCCTGCCAAGTGGCTGAATCTTAGAGTGTGGGATTGGTAACGGGCCTATTAAGGATTATTCTTTGGCTAATTTCCCTACATGCTTATTTACAAAAATTCTTCTAACTAGTGTTCtcatttattaatgtttatttcagATAATGCACCCCAGACTGTATTtatcatatgtatgtataaagacAGCCTCACTAGAGGTCTGGCAGTAACCATCTCTGTGCAGTGTAAGAAAATCTCTACTCTCTCCTGTCAGAACAAAATTGTTTCCTTTAAGGTAAGACTGAGCCTTAATTTGTTTTAGTCATATTTACGTGCAAAATTAAAAAGCCCAAATATCCCCAGTCCAACCTTTTGTCTAGGACAAAAATAGCAAGAAGTAGAGAACCATTAAAATAGTCACTGAAAATTGTCAAGCTCTTTAACCTACTATAGTAACATCATGGTTTTTCTGAGCCTGCCATAGGGAGGAAGGGGCTCAACACTTGTTTCATGACCTAGGTCTTCTGAATAATCAATCTatagataaataataatacagaatATATATGTGACTTTCTAGAATAAATCCTGCTACACAGGATAAAGTTAATCATTCTTCTGTAAAGTATGATGATAATATTTTAATCCCTAATTGTTTTGTTCCTGCTTCTTAGCCTCTTTTGGCTACAACTTTCAACTTTCAGTCAATgtatgttatttttaatgttaatctAAGTGAACAAAATTAATAGGATCAGTTGTAAAAACAACGGTATAATGTATCTCAAACCCAGGTATAAATTACTTCTGACCACTGCTTTTTTTGCTATTCTCcatcattatttttctctatttttttccattattattagaTAAACAACCATTAACTATAGATATGGGTTGACCCAGAAAACTTTCCTCCCAGCGAGACAAGCCAGGCGATGCTTACAAATTGGCAGTGTTTTAAAGGTGAATCCCATGTCGTGAAGACTTTTTCAGTGGGGATTTGCCAATAAAGAACTGCAATAAAGGTCACCCAGTTCCCACTGAAAGAGTATGACCTTTGTAGACATGCCAAGGGGCAACTTGGGAGGCCAGAAAAAGCCACTCTAAAATATAATCCAGATAAGATCAGCATATCAGTAACAAATAGAGCCTCCAAACAAATCCCTTAGCCATCCCCTTCCAAGCAGAGTACCACCCCCTCAGATGACAATTTGGAGTCCCTGCTCCCTGACCTGACAGGCAGGAAGATCAGTTATTGTAATGGCTTTAGGAGTCTGGCGGTGGACAGGCAGGGTGAAGGGGATTAAGCATATTGTTACTTAGCAACAAaatcagaagggaagaaaggagatggCCAAGCTCAAGCCATGTGGGATAGAGGAAAACTAACTCAGCTGCAGAGACAGAGTCAGAAACTGGGAAAAGGCTGATCTATATGTAAGTGGATTCTTACTGAGAGACTGGGGAGAGTGTCTAGAAGATGGAAATAATGCTTGGCAAATGGTAGAATGGGAGAACTAGTTTACACTGTCATTAATTCAAGACCCACACTTGTTAATAAAAGACAAAGGTCAAGAGTTATGGCTATAAATTCCATAATTGATTGAGaagtttggaagaaaaaaaaaacagtttctttAAACATCTAAGGAGGATGCTGGGATGCAATTTTAGGTCTGGAGGTCTCTCTGTCAGTCCTTAATTAGGATCATGAAGAGCGTCAAAATTAAGTTCAAGTTTTCTACTGGTTCTGAGATTAATAAGGAAAGAACCTGAGGTGGTCCTCACATTTTCTAGTCCATCCTGAAAAGCAGGCATAATGCAATAATAGGAAAAGTGCAGGCAGTACTGTCAAGTGACCAGCAGGATTATAGTTTCAAGCGATCTAGCCATTCTTAGGAAAATCCTATTCTGCAGCTGAGCTATAAGAATTACCACTTGGCCTCCCAGGGCAGGGTCCAGCCAAGAGACAGACTGCTTTGAGGATAGAAATTCAGGACTACTGTGAAACTGAAATGCTCGGCAGGGAAGCACCAAAAGCTGCTGACTAAGCCTTAGAAAAAGTAATGGGTCTATTTATAGCCAGTTTCATTTCTAGGCTCCACTGAAGGAAGTTGCTGAGATTCCTgccacttcctgcctctctcacAGTAGGTTCACATACTGGAGCTACCCTAGGCCTATGGGTGGATGTCATCAATGTTTCAGCTGTGAATGGTTCAACAAGACAGGAACTGATATTAGCCTAAAATAGCTGTGGTCTTTGCTGGAATTCTACTTCCTCTTGAGCAGATATGGGCTCCACTtaatgggagaggagagaaggaaatcaTCTGATGGATATATTGGGAAAAACTAGAGTTCTGGACCTGAGTGTGTGTGCCATAATGTGAAAAGCCAAAGAGGACAAGAAGAGTGGAAGATTAGAAATTAAGAGAGAGAGGAGATCAGTATTCCTTTATTTAGAGATTATTTTTCTTGACTCTTGAGAATATAAACTTCTTTAGTTCTGTGCaatgatatatttcaaaatgaactGCACATACTTATGTTGGTCATGGCCTAAAAAaagtaagtaatttttttctctataggatATGAGTCCTCCTGATAATCTTGATGATGAAGGAAATGACATCATATTCTTTCAGAGAAGTGTTCCAGGGCATGATGATAAGATACAATTTGAGTCTTCATTGTACAAAGGATACTTTCTAGCTTGTAAAAAAGAGAATGACCTTTTCaaactcattttgaaaaaaaaggatgaaaatggaGATAAATCTATAATGTTCACCGTTCAAAACAAGAACTAGATATTAAAATTGCATAGTTTGAACTTTCCGagtttttgtctttcaaaaaGTTTATGAGTTCGAACCTGTAATTATAATGatgtaataaaatgaataatgatCTCAAAAGATAGCactgaaaaatgaataataaGCTTTCACAAAATTGACTTCCTCTTGTCCAGGcgaataaaatatttgtataatgcAAAAAGAATGCATAGTTTGAAAACACATTAACAGTGTTAATGGGAAAATAGATTATATTCAGTAGAAGTGTTTTGAATCTTTTGGGTTATTGGTCTTAATGATGAATAAAACCAATATTTGAACTTTctagtttttaagaaaataattaaaaccttAAAGATTGTAAGCTATAAACTAGCATAAACTGATTCACTGTGTAGTCTTGATCTATCACCTCATCCttctttacttttactttttgttaGAAAAACAACTATTCCAACCTTTCCCCAAAAATACTTCATAGAGATGTTGTGAGGAATTATTTGACTTTCTGGAAATTGCTTTCAGTTACAAGAAAATTGCAGAGAAAAATTATGTGTAAAGCAAAATTACCTAAGCATTTGTGTAAGAGAATAAACAAGGAAGAGTATTTCAGTTCAAGAATTAATACGTTAACTCAAGTTATGATTAAAAGGTATCATAGttattggaaatttttaaaaaagcattttataaagaGCCCACTTCACTTGACTAGTTTTTGCATTTCTTCCAAAGTCAGGATATCTTTAAAAGTCAGATTGATCCTGAacccagcaacatataaaaaggattgtACACTTTGACCAAGTACCATTCAATCCAGGAGTGCAAAGATGGTTTAATATTCTAAAATCAATTAATGcaatataccatattaatagaataaaggataaaaccccacaatcatctcaataaatgcagaaaaggcatttaacaaaatctagtgcataataaaaattctcaacaaacttgtaaaagaagagaaattcctCAGTGTGATACACGGCATCCATGAAAAGCTAACGCTAATGTCATactttaatggttaaaaaaaaaaaagcaagaatttCAGCTCTTGTGACTACTGTTCAGCATCATGCTGGAGGTTGTAGCCAGTACaatcacaagaaaaagagaaataaaaggcatccaggttaaaaaggaaaaataaaactgtccttaTTTGCAGACAACCTAATTCTAAA
The genomic region above belongs to Hippopotamus amphibius kiboko isolate mHipAmp2 chromosome 9, mHipAmp2.hap2, whole genome shotgun sequence and contains:
- the IL18 gene encoding interleukin-18; amino-acid sequence: MAAEPIEDNCISFVEMKFINNTLYFVAENDEGLESDHFGKLEPKLSIIRNLNDQVLFINQENQPIFEDMPDSDCSDNAPQTVFIICMYKDSLTRGLAVTISVQCKKISTLSCQNKIVSFKDMSPPDNLDDEGNDIIFFQRSVPGHDDKIQFESSLYKGYFLACKKENDLFKLILKKKDENGDKSIMFTVQNKN